In Paramisgurnus dabryanus chromosome 7, PD_genome_1.1, whole genome shotgun sequence, the following are encoded in one genomic region:
- the LOC135757793 gene encoding NADH dehydrogenase [ubiquinone] 1 alpha subcomplex subunit 4-like 2 — MFRMMYQHAKKHPGLIPQFFFMFMGVGGASLYLIRLARGPHVSWDSRNNPEPWNKLSPTYQYKLVAVTTDYEHLKKEGPDF; from the exons ATGTTCAGAATGATGTACCAACATGCAAAGAAACATCCCGGG TTGATACCTCAGTTCTTCTTCATGTTTATGGGAGTGGGTGGAGCTTCTCTCTATCTGATCCGATTGGCTCGTGGACCTCATGTCAG CTGGGACAGCAGAAATAACCCTGAGCCTTGGAACAAACTCAGCCCGACCTATCAGTACAAG TTGGTGGCCGTCACTACAGATTATGAGCACTTGAAGAAAGAAGGACCTGACTTTTAA